A DNA window from Bombus vancouverensis nearcticus chromosome 6, iyBomVanc1_principal, whole genome shotgun sequence contains the following coding sequences:
- the ldd gene encoding lipid droplet defective isoform X2: protein MESSLFSSKGVWKETHAIAWASSVIFEYIEKIVDQIQKNEYRAKLSELLQDMPQTEILLNAILRNLSPLILDVVDIITMKPIHLISVLDDYKSREEHWPCVRNESAGSAMEMREGTREIIREIERISCNPALFIQEWNEHPVFAKTRKILQHDKIVQSPPFNWTLGYITFRRQAKKLDDLVNDATQVILAEQPHFWEHWTSLVPEVKNIFDKRWPDMKNDAKNTLEYVDYELDKTVMAFQSNLSASNLWNPTISIENRILVLVKFVSHSVQKMIQTATNILRNAVLLEPSENSIKLNLFPLLGFDDKSPISIYYNKLSYVMVTLVNGLMNSNVGDRIFNSPDTDITCSRLFEWWSDSVVGFTPEEYRTLKNFTCDLDPDNFNAYTDLYMVEANVWTQPVNRYRSSMITVIGDIYDFAFEVLRLMEDIKEKKIEIEVPFSMSYVSTTLQKFKYVLEFYDTETNSQKKLERSNYRIFIEGVAEGLNHITNAIKNIKTQNNHLNIWDFVENGDARQLLKILDNHPEETIALVVTLSTLNSPTNVFMSYEDVRKTMCSFRFNSNYWSTPNRTRFIKEICSFDPDQLLKGVTSAEYYSFVTGQTTTMSKSTHLSASVTKLLDTALRFHAEQKSDYVINSKIFNATTWRNLSNDTWSVIGKAGQIWIERYMKYAKNENPTKLNGSTDSLAKLARGYQLLDATIELLAGGDIWQKLRILYENSRVKPILTLIEDLPNLIVTGVDTFVKSERLNDFVEKLSFGKLHPCDIDKYLIVPSFVRKKVLLSSITNFCQKIVLADGRLTLIDILPLDVKYEEGRIARNWSGNYDEIYLLEKLQHIESTIIRAASEGFKDPKVPAWWISFKEGTFEDFLTLYKKEDLKALAHLVVKKLFTTARNILNSVGNTEDCSWCVTFPLEILNSQLLNHQLYAKLLCQLTQLNISQIHDILMHDFYWNKTASMIKNYKYLNVKRNRNEFLTTLEGTFYHIAEILMNFQNKTYSDEINECFHRFVGRPAYSRPGLYVTMVLGVLDSLQKNVFILDTGRNHKNIETLSKMAEKYVPIWKPVRDVVKASDVDDVEAFLPGAMINVNALLNDRNGSLCRTKLECRNRTVLYNYLSSKKAGKVFQYDQKALGYHTLMEIADRLSVSLDLDRIYRELKQWQMDATWNLTWLKEILRHLSIVIGESGNLLDVASKIDFQDVSSVLGVPDIVDGVVNILKDKTVDKLFDGMKEIAEDIKPFIEDQYVMDDVYRIIVAFQSMDIFKNLGLLDMKYVIRDMFDNWDVVKSYLVDKIGISNNVALMLSQAKIDMISVFMKERRALSLKEIICSPTKLSEMLNFNSSRITAEEVSSAICQFEDSQTQNVTITLIKNLNFDYIFKTLMSANVKNILANANLTETEGKMVLNNLGVAAELLPFFKDKLSSRMPTAQALETDAQEPDQTVSTSKFLQDSSEMLCGQPMVSDNGDLYKIISKIEDNSKDFDKAELDSLPTEFCRNTYKGVVAMGGGKIIWSYVKPLLRGKILYAPNTTVINNVMTLANKTFVEMEHFGVLMNSFEKTLISLANLTEMSDSLRELRDIMSSDVIKIAIRSFGGSNFEGGDFTDMDLSEVSWRLKRSKRLITMVGMLNDLLECVLVDRIRGFRSEEEMEAKARVLMETREFLAGVVFLDKAPKRSSRSLQHELPDNIVYKIRMDVDYVQSTKRLKNQFWIPGPESSFIEHLRYMRGFVQLQDSIDRAIIRTKTQKDQDWKTMTQQMPYPCWEDVPFQTTLYESQGIQVCFFFALMMCVGAAVRHVVWERESQNAMVMSVMGLKPWRNTVAWFITTFIELLIVLFSIATVLLAGKILPKSDASLILIMMVDYAFSIVTFCYMISTMCSSASLAAITTVVMFLLTFMPYVIVIAMEAVIGLGYKLLICLSMSTSFCYGCLYAARKEVQGIGLTWSAMWEESSPGDSMSLGWVLLMIAFDGCLYALIGYLVARYTNSGRGFHDLRSRSLWWADKRSLYGRPSYLAFVNNLYFTNDVLHPSATYQDEESDASNLTVSEKQTGVRFENVKKIYNTDQGEVLAVDDFNLKLNEGEVTSLLGRNGAGKTTIIKMLTGMLAPTTGEICLNGEEGCKPDIGVCPQDNVLIGTLTPREHLMFYAKLKHPDDVDMQRSVNEMLTSLELGRQEHEPVYRLSGGTKRRLCVALAFLGSPKLVILDEPGAGVDPAARRRIWRLIDQHRIGRTVILSTHHLDEADILSDTVVVMHKGRILCTGSPLSLKMMHGRGYRLLVTFPSADREENVNSIERRKVEALKSVIEEVVPNAVTNEVSSTEVVVTLPFQGKNGLNNNIAQAAKILEDSRRNLGYSHFSLECDTLERVFLDLCSRAESGSSIITPIQDSVISMGNVGPTVSKNVDLIDIEPSLNPCPIRQIKALLKKRIWHFRKDWLTFLAGLLLPTMFVAVAMGFSLIRPPSEDEPPLVLTPKLYDTHPTYFYSIDNGDDSFLQHVSLQLHDRFGDDYAGAWQTLPNDTGTCKCQDGQQVCHGVSQAVEGLLQVLPGRPTLDWIVSTHQEYIEKRYGGWSLFHSNDKPLFVVWYNNKGHHALPSYLSALNEAILRASGVQGRLTTLNHPLKLSSDQLNRTTLLQHVADVGVALVLLLAFNLVAAQGSKELVRERLSEEKRILFLAGVHPVTYWITVLIWDFFVFGCSIALAVVVFEIFGLPAYVARDNLPGICLLLFLFAWAALPFSHLTEKAFDDSSMSNMVLFCVNTFIGVASLATILVLDILGKTKTTEDVRDILHYVLLIFPQYVLGDALVQISRNDITAQLLEKFHMDTYQSPLGWELLGLHYVFLTVVGAVLFSLNLMIECRFLPNWNRQRCPYEAFQEDDDVSKERMRVEGGMSDDILQTVKLRKEYRSVYGTNVAVQNLSIGVQAGKCFGLLGTNGAGKSTTFRMLTTEIIPTAGRIILRGKEIGSGPLCNGEIGYCPQSDGLDGFLSPHQCLTIHGEVCGLSNVPKAVESALKRLDLLKYAHKRVSSLSGGNKRKLCTALSVMAPVPVVLMDEPTSGMDPATKDLVAKTIRHMTKNQSCVILTSHSVAECENLCNRVGILAKAGLRCIGTPQHLKHKFGEGYVAFLRFRQPISSADLRRAVLKYFPRAVVSSRQASAARLLVPRSQDMLVSSSFNKLKLLAEELKATDYTLTQSSLDQVLVSFSEDVDNEIDGSVYAQSSTNNISNIYTNMDTIHMETF from the exons ATGGAGAGCTCTCTTTTCTCGTCGAAAGGAGTATGGAAGGAGACGCACGCGATTGCCTGGGCGTCCTCGGTGATCTTTGAGTATATCGAGAAGATCGTTGATCAAATTCAGAAGAACGAGTATAGAGCGAAGCTCTCCGAGCTGTTGCAGGACATGCCGCAGACGGAAATTCTTTTAAACGCCATTCTACGAAATTTATCTCCTTTGATCCTCGATGTCGTTGACATCATAACTATGAAACCGATTCATCTT ATATCCGTTCTCGATGATTACAAATCGCGAGAAGAACATTGGCCTTGCGTACGAAACGAGAGCGCCGGATCTGCCATGGAGATGCGAGAAGGCACTCGCGAAATAATCAGAGAGATCGAGAGAATATCATGTAATCCAGCTTTGTTTATTCAGGAATGGAACGAGCATCCCGTGTTCGCGAAGACAAGGAAGATC TTGCAGCACGATAAAATTGTTCAATCTCCGCCTTTCAATTGGACCTTGGGTTACATAACATTCCGCCGGCAGGCTAAGAAGCTCGATGATTTGGTTAACGACGCCACACAGGTTATCCTGGCGGAACAACCGCATTTCTGGGAGCATTGGACGTCTCTCGTGCCGGAAGTTAAAAACATATTTGATAAGAGGTGGCCGGATATGAAGAACGATGCCAA AAACACCCTTGAATACGTTGATTACGAATTAGACAAGACAGTGATGGCCTTTCAAAGTAATCTTTCGGCTAGCAATCTCTGGAATCCGACAATCTCCATCGAGAATCGCATTCTCGTCCTAGTAAAATTTGTCTCACATTCTGTTCAGAAAATGATACAGACCGCAACTAACATTCTGCGCAATG CTGTATTGTTAGAGCCTTCGGAAAATTCTATAAAACTGAATTTATTTCCGTTGTTGGGATTCGACGATAAATCACCCATCTCGATTTATTACAATAAGCTATCGTACGTTATGGTCACATTGGTCAATGGATTGATGAATTCAAATGTCGGTGATCGCATATTCAATTCACCAGATACTGATATCACTTGTTCTCGATTATTCGAATGGTGGTCAGATTCTGTTGTTGGCTTTACTCCCGAGGAATATAGAACCTTGAAGAATTTCACCTGTGACCTTGATCCTGATAACTTCAACGCTTACACTGACCTGTACATGGTCGAGGCTAATGTATGGACGCAACCTGTTAACAGATATCGATCTTCCATGATCACGGTAATAGGTGACATATACGATTTCGCGTTTGAAGTTTTGAGGTTGATGGAGGATATAAAGGAGAAGAAGATAGAAATCGAGGTGCCATTTTCCATGTCTTACGTTTCAACTACTCTTCAGAAGTTCAAGTATGTTCTCGAATTTTATGATACGGAGACCAATAGCCAGAAG AAGTTGGAAAGGAGCAACTACAGAATCTTTATAGAGGGTGTTGCCGAAGGTTTGAATCATATCACGAAcgcgataaaaaatatcaagaCACAAAATAACCATTTAAATATTTGGGATTTCGTTGAAAATGGCGATGCACGCCAGTTGTTGAAGATCCTCGACAATCATCCTGAAGAAACGATCGCTTTAGTGGTTACGCTTAGTACGCTCAATTCGCCGACAAATGTTTTCATGTCGTACGAGGATGTAAGGAAAACCATGTGCAGCTTTCGGTTTAACTCGAACTATTGGTCCACTCCGAACAGAACTCGATTCATAAAAGAAATATGTTCTTTCGATCCCGACCAATTACTGAAAGGTGTCACCAGTGCAGAATACTAC TCTTTTGTGACCGGTCAAACAACTACCATGTCAAAATCAACACACTTAAGCGCCTCCGTTACCAAACTGTTGGATACAGCGTTACGCTTTCACGCAGAACAAAAGTctgattacgttataaactcgAAAATTTTCAATGCGACGACCTGGAGGAATTTATCGAACGACACCTGGTCTGTCATTGGCAAAGCTGGTCAAATCTGGATAGAGAGGTACATGAAATATGCGAAAAACGAAAATCCTACGAAATTAAACGGATCGACAGATTCGCTGGCGAAATTGGCCCGAGGGTATCAGCTTCTAGACGCTACGATCGAGCTACTGGCCGGCGGGGATATTTGGCAAAAGCTTCGGATCCTCTACGAGAATTCAAGGGTGAAACCTATCTTAACTCTAATAGAAGACCTGCCGAATCTCATCGTCACCGGTGTTGACACTTTCGTGAAGTCAGAGAGATTGAACGATTTCGTGGAGAAACTCTCGTTTGGCAAGCTACACCCTTGCGACATCGACAAATATTTGATTGTGCCCAGCTTCGTGCGGAAGAAGGTCCTCTTGTCAAGCATTACCAACTTTTGCCAAAAGATCGTTCTCGCCGATGGACGACTGACTTTGATCGATATATTGCCCCTTGATGTCAAGTACGAG GAAGGTCGAATAGCAAGAAATTGGTCGGGAAACTACGACGAGATTTATCTTTTGGAAAAATTGCAACATATCGAATCGACGATAATTCGAGCTGCTTCGGAAGGTTTCAAAGACCCGAAGGTTCCAGCATGGTGGATTTCCTTCAAGGAAGGCACCTTCGAGGATTTTTTGACGCTTTATAAAAAGGAG GACCTGAAAGCGCTCGCTCACTTGGTGGTGAAAAAGCTCTTCACGACCGCTAGGAACATTTTAAATTCCGTTGGGAATACCGA AGACTGCTCCTGGTGCGTCACGTTCCCCCTTGAAATTCTGAATTCTCAGCTGCTGAACCATCAACTCTACGCGAAACTCTTATGTCAGTTGACTCAATTGAACATATCGCAGATTCACGATATATTAATGCATGATTTCTATTGGAATAAAACTGCTAGTATG ATAAAGAATTACAAGTATCTAAACGTCAAACGAAATAGAAACGAATTTCTGACAACTTTGGAAGGCACATTCTATCATATCGCCGAGAttctaatgaattttcaaaaCAAGACTTACAGCGACGAGATCAACGAGTGTTTTCATAGATTCGTAGGACGTCCCGCTTATTCTAGACCCGGACT GTATGTGACCATGGTTCTCGGTGTGTTGGATTCCCTGCAGAAAAACGTGTTCATCCTGGACACGGGCCGGAATCACAAGAACATCGAAACGTTGTCCAAAATGGCGGAGAAGTACGTTCCGATCTGGAAGCCCGTGCGCGACGTGGTAAAGGCGTCGGACGTCGATGACGTAGAGGCGTTTTTGCCAGGGGCGATGATTAACGTGAACGCGTTGCTGAACGACAGAAACGGGTCTCTTTGTCGGACTAAGTTAGAATGTCGGAATCGGACGGTTTTGTACAACTATCTGAGCTCAAAGAAAGCAGGAAAAGTGTTCCAGTATGATCAAAAAGCGTTAGGTTACCACACGTTGATGGAGATCGCCGATCGATTGTCCGTAAGTCTGGATCTAGATCGGATCTATCGCGAGCTGAAACAGTGGCAAATGGACGCCACGTGGAATTTAACGTGGCTGAAGGAGATCCTGAGGCACTTGTCCATCGTTATCGGAGAGAGCGGCAATCTGCTCGACGTCGCCAGTAAAATAGACTTCCAGGATGTCTCGAGCGTCTTAGGAGTTCCTGATATCGTCGACGGGGTGGTTAATATCCTAAAGGATAAGACGGTGGACAAGCTTTTCGACGG aatgaaGGAGATAGCGGAAGATATTAAGCCGTTCATCGAGGATCAATACGTGATGGACGACGTTTATCGAATAATCGTGGCGTTTCAGTCGATGGATATCTTCAAGAATTTAGGGTTGCTCGATATGAAAT acGTTATCAGAGATATGTTCGACAACTGGGATGTGGTAAAGTCATATTTGGTGGATAAGATCGGAATTTCCAATAATGTAGCGTTGATGCTGAGCCAAGCAAAGATAGATATGATTTCTGTTTTCATGAAAGAAAGAAGAGCTCTCAGTTTGAAGGAAATCATTTGCTCCCCGACGAAACTCAGTGAAATGTTGAATTTTAATAGCAGTCGAATCACCGCCGAAGAAGTCAGCTCCGCTATCTGCCAGTTCGAGGATTCGCAGACACAGAACGTGACCATAacgttgattaaaaatttaaatttcgatTATATTTTTAAGACT CTTATGAGCGCGAACGTGAAAAATATATTGGCCAACGCAAATTTGACGGAAACAGAGGGAAAAATGGTACTGAATAATCTTGGAGTGGCCGCAGAGTTATTGCCATTCTTCAAAGACAAACTTTCCTCTCGAATGCCAACGGCGCAAGCCTTGGAAACAGATGCGCAAGAACCGGATCAGACAGTCTCCA CTTCCAAGTTCCTTCAAGATTCTAGCGAGATGCTGTGCGGGCAACCGATGGTCTCTGATAACGGTGATTTGTACAAAATCATCTCGAAGATCGAGGATAATAGCAAAGATTTCGATAAGGCTGAGCTCGATTCTTTACCCA CTGAATTTTGCAGAAACACCTACAAAGGTGTTGTGGCCATGGGAGGCGGGAAAATTATATGGTCTTACGTGAAACCTCTACTACGTGGTAAAATACTTTATGCTCCCAATACCACAGTAATCAACAATGTAATGACATTAGCAAATAAAACATTCGTGGAAATGGAACACTTCGGCGTATTGATGAACAGTTTCGAGAAAACTTTAATCTCATTGGCGAATCTTACCGAAATGAGCGACAGTTTAAGGGAGCTTCGAGACATAATGTCCTCAGATGTTATAAAAATCGCCATTAGATCATTTGGCGGAAGCAATTTCGAAGGCG GGGATTTCACCGATATGGATCTCAGCGAGGTTTCGTGGCGACTTAAGAGATCCAAACGTTTGATAACGATGGTTGGTATGTTGAATGATTTATTGGAGTGCGTGCTCGTAGATCGAATAAGAGGATTTCGGTCCGAGGAAGAAATGGAAGCGAAAGCACGGGTTCTGATGGAAACGCGAGAATTTTTAGCCGGTGTTGTCTTTTTGGATAAAGCCCCAAAGAGATCTAGCAGATCTTTGCAGCATGAATTGCCCGATAATATAGTGTACAAAATTCGAATGGATGTGGACTACGTGCAGTCCacgaagagattaaaaaatcaattttggATTCCTGGTCCGGAGAGCAGTTTTATAGAACACCTGAGATATATGAGAGGATTCGTACAGCTCCAGGACTCTATCGATCGAGCAATTATAAGAACGAAAACTCAGAAAGATCAGGATTGGAAAACTATGACGCAACAGATGCCATATCCTTGTTGGGAAGACGTACC CTTTCAAACAACTCTCTACGAGTCTCAAGGTATTCAAGTTTGTTTCTTTTTTGCGCTAATGATGTGTGTTGGAGCAGCTGTCAGGCATGTTGTGTGGGAAAGGGAATCTCAAAATGCAATG GTAATGAGCGTAATGGGATTGAAACCTTGGAGAAACACTGTCGCCTGGTTCATTACGACATTTATAGAACTCTTAATCGTGTTGTTCTCTATCGCAACAGTTCTGCTTGCCGgaaaaattttaccaaaatCTGATGCttctttaattttaatcatGATGGTCGATTACGCGTTCTCTATCGTAACCTTCTG ttACATGATTTCAACGATGTGCAGCTCAGCGAGTCTAGCCGCGATCACTACCGTGGTTATGTTCTTGCTGACATTCATGCCATACGTCATTGTCATTGCTATGGAGGCCGTTATTGGTCTCGGGTATAAGCTTCTCATC TGTCTCAGCATGTCGACCAGCTTTTGTTACGGTTGCTTGTACGCGGCCAGGAAGGAAGTTCAAGGCATCGGACTAACTTGGAGCGCGATGTGGGAGGAATCTAGCCCCGGCGATTCGATGTCTTTGGGTTGGGTGCTCCTAATGATCGCCTTCGACGGCTGCCTTTATGCCTTAATCGGTTATCTCGTCGCCAGATATACGAATTCAG GCAGGGGCTTTCACGATTTGAGGTCCCGTAGCTTATGGTGGGCCGATAAACGTTCTCTCTATGGCAGACCAAGTTACCTCGCCTTCGTCAACAACCTCTATTTCACTAACGACGTTCTCCACCCTTCAGCCACTTACCAAG ACGAAGAGAGCGACGCGAGTAACTTGACAGTCAGCGAGAAACAAACAGGAGTAAGATTTGAAAATGTCAAGAAGATCTACAACACAGACCAGGGTGAGGTCTTAGCAGTGGATGACTTTAATTTGAAACTTAACGAGGGTGAGGTGACGAGCCTCCTTGGAAGAAATGGCGCTGGAAAAACCACCATTAT TAAGATGCTGACGGGGATGCTGGCTCCGACCACGGGTGAGATCTGTTTGAACGGTGAAGAGGGTTGCAAGCCCGACATAGGGGTCTGCCCTCAAGATAACGTACTTATCGGTACTTTGACACCCAGAGAACATTTAATGTTTTACGCGAAACTAAAACATCCTGACGATGTAGATATGCAACGAAGCGTGAACGA GATGTTGACCTCTTTGGAACTAGGCAGACAAGAGCACGAACCAGTATACCGGCTCTCTGGCGGCACAAAGAGACGGCTTTGCGTGGCTTTAGCATTTCTAGGCTCACCGAAGCTGGTGATCCTCGATGAACCAGGCGCCGGAGTGGATCCAGCCGCGAGACGTAGGATCTGGCGTCTAATCGATCAACACAGGATCGGCAGAACCGTCATTCTATCGACTCATCATCTGGACGAAGCTGACATACTCAGTGACACCGTCGTCGTGATGCATAAGGGAAGGATACTTTGCACGGGATCTCCGTTATCCCTGAAAATGATGCACGGTCGTGGATACAGACTTCTCGTAACGTTCCCTTCTGCCGATCGTGAAGAAAATGTTAATTCGATCGAAAGAAGAAAGGTGGAAGCTTTAAAGAGCGTGATCGAAGAAGTGGTGCCTAATGCGGTGACCAATGAAGTTTCTAGTACAGAGGTGGTCGTCACGTTGCCTTTCCAGGGGAAGAATGGTTTAAATAATAA TATCGCGCAAGCTGCGAAGATTTTGGAAGACAGTCGCAGAAATCTGGGTTACTCCCACTTTTCCTTGGAATGTGATACTTTGGAAAGGGTTTTTCTAGATCTGTGTTCTAGGGCAGAGAGCGGTTCGTCCATTATAACACCTATTCAAGATAGTGTTATTAGTATGGGTAACGTTG GTCCTACGGTATCCAAAAACGTTGATCTAATTGACATCGAACCATCCTTGAATCCCTGCCCTATTAGGCAAATCAAAGCTCTGCTGAAGAAACGAATATGGCACTTCAGAAAGGATTGGTTGACATTCTTAGCCGGTCTCCTCTTGCCAACCATGTTCGTTGCGGTTGCTATGGGATTCTCTTTGATCAGGCCTCCATCAGAGGATGAACCACCGCTGGTTCTTACGCCGAAATTATATGACACACATCCGACCTATTTCTACAG CATCGATAACGGTGACGATTCGTTTTTACAACACGTATCACTTCAGCTTCACGATCGATTCGGGGATGACTATGCTGGCGCATGGCAAACATTGCCTAAT GACACTGGTACTTGTAAATGCCAGGACGGCCAACAGGTTTGTCACGGTGTGTCCCAAGCCGTTGAAGGTCTTTTACAAGTATTACCTGGCAGGCCCACTCTAGATTGGATAGTGTCGACTCATCAAGAATACATAGAGAAGAG ATATGGAGGATGGTCATTGTTCCATTCTAACGACAAACCACTCTTTGTTGTATGGTACAACAATAAAGGTCACCATGCGTTGCCATCTTATTTAAGCGCATTGAACGAGGCAATCTTAAGAGCATCAGGTGTTCAAGGTCGTCTAACAACCTTGAACCATCCCTTAAAGCTATCCAGCGATCAACTGAACCGAACCACATT ATTGCAGCATGTGGCTGATGTTGGCGTGGCGCTCGTACTTTTGCTCGCGTTCAATTTGGTAGCTGCTCAAGGGTCGAAAGAATTGGTGAGGGAAAGATTATCGGAAGAAAAGAGAATCCTGTTTCTTGCTGGCGTTCATCCTGTCACTTACTGGATCACCGTATTAATTTGGGATTTCTTC GTGTTTGGCTGCTCCATTGCTTTGGCTGTCGTGGTTTTCGAAATTTTCGGACTTCCTGCGTACGTTGCTAGGGACAATTTGCCTGGCATTTGTTTATTATTGTTCCTCTTTGC gTGGGCAGCGTTACCATTTTCACATTTGACTGAAAAAGCCTTCGACGATTCAAGCATGTCGAACATGGTCCTTTTTTGCGTCAACACGTTTATAGGCGTAGCTTCCCTGGCCACTATTTTGGTACTCGACATTCTAGGGAAAACGAAAACTACAGAAGATGTACGAGATATCCTGCACTACGTCTTACTCATCTTTCCCCAATATGTACTGGGTGATGCTCTAGTACAAATATCACGGAATGATATCACGGCTcaattattagaaaaattcCACATGGATACTTATCAGTCGCCCTTAGGTTGGGAGTTATTGGGTCTTCATTATGTTTTCCTGACTGTCGTCGGTGCCGTTCTTTTCTCTTTGAATTTAATGATCGAGTGCCGATTTCTTCCCAATTGGAATAGACAGAGGTGCCCGTATGAAGCGTTTCAAGAGGACGACGACGTGTCGAAGGAAAGAATGAGGGTGGAGGGTGGCATGTCAGACGATATCTTGCAGACAGTGAAACTTCGCAAGGAGTATAGAAGTGTTTATGGTACGAATGTAGCCGTTCAAAACTTAAGCATTGGAGTGCAAGCAGGGAAGTGCTTTGGTCTTTTGGGAACGAATGGTGCCGGGAAAAGTACCACTTTTCGCATGTTAACAACGGAGATTATACCGACAGCGGGCAGGATAATACTGAGAGGCAAGGAAATCGGTTCAGGACCATTGTGCAACGGTGAAATCGGTTATTGTCCTCAGAGCGACGGTTTGGATGGTTTTCTTAGTCCGCATCAGTGTCTAACGATTCACGGGGAAGTTTGTGGGTTGAGCAACGTTCCCAAG GCGGTCGAGTCAGCGCTGAAGAGACTCGATCTTCTGAAATACGCGCACAAGAGAGTGAGCAGTCTCAGCGGAGGTAATAAAAGGAAACTATGTACTGCCCTGAGCGTAATGGCTCCGGTGCCCGTAGTTCTTATGGACGAACCAACGAG TGGAATGGATCCTGCAACGAAAGATCTGGTAGCCAAAACAATTAGGCATATGACGAAGAATCAAAGTTGCGTAATTCTAACTTCGCACAGCGTGGCAGAGTGTGAAAATCTGTGCAATAGAGTCGGTATTCTTGCCAAGGCTGGTCTCAGATGTATAGGGACGCCACAGCATTTAAAGCACAA ATTTGGCGAAGGTTACGTAGCGTTTCTACGATTCCGGCAACCGATTTCATCCGCGGATCTAAGGAGAGCCGTTCTAAAGTATTTCCCGCGGGCTGTGGTCTCTTCGAGACAAGCCAGCGCAGCTCGTCTGCTGGTACCACGAAGCCAGGACATGCTGGTGAGCAGCAGCTTTAACAAGCTGAAACTGTTGGCCGAGGAACTGAAAGCCACGGACTACACGTTGACACAAAGTTCGCTGGATCAG GTGCTCGTGAGTTTTTCGGAGGACGTGGACAATGAAATCGATGGATCAGTTTACGCGCAGAGCAGTACCAACAATATCTCAAATATTTATACCAACATGGATACCATACATATGGAAACATTTTGA